One region of Arthrobacter sp. StoSoilB22 genomic DNA includes:
- the ccsB gene encoding c-type cytochrome biogenesis protein CcsB — MPVINETLGQYSELFMLLAAGTYTVAFIAFAWDLAKSSKMLRAVDQKAAASTTDHKVSVAAGRVAAGLGGPDAGGPAGRAERPTSGLTVEGGTAAGDMKYAGARRAPARVAVALTVLGVLIHGAGVVTRAFGAGRVPWGNMYEFLTTGAFVAVAVFLIVLIRRDLRFLGTFVIGLAIIMLVAASAAFWTPVGHLVPALQSYWLIIHVSIAVLSSALFTLTFAMSVLQLLQSHRQKNLAAGRADRLGFMRLVPNALSLENLSYRINAIAFIGWTFTLMFGAIWAEKAWGRFWGWDPKEVWTFVIWVVYAGYLHARATRGWTGTRAAWLSIVGYACVIINFTLVNTVFNGLHSYSGL, encoded by the coding sequence ATGCCCGTCATCAACGAAACCCTGGGCCAGTACAGCGAGCTGTTCATGCTGTTGGCCGCCGGCACGTACACCGTGGCGTTCATCGCCTTTGCCTGGGACCTGGCCAAGAGCAGCAAGATGCTCCGCGCCGTGGACCAGAAGGCTGCGGCCAGCACCACCGACCACAAGGTGAGCGTTGCTGCGGGCCGCGTCGCGGCAGGTTTGGGAGGTCCCGACGCCGGTGGGCCGGCTGGTCGCGCCGAGCGTCCGACGTCGGGCCTCACCGTTGAGGGCGGTACCGCCGCCGGCGACATGAAGTACGCAGGCGCACGCCGCGCTCCTGCCCGCGTGGCCGTCGCGCTGACCGTGCTGGGTGTGCTGATCCATGGTGCGGGTGTGGTGACGCGTGCCTTCGGTGCAGGCCGCGTGCCGTGGGGCAACATGTACGAGTTCCTCACCACCGGTGCTTTCGTGGCAGTGGCTGTCTTCCTTATAGTCCTCATCCGTAGGGATCTCCGCTTCCTGGGCACGTTCGTGATCGGCTTGGCCATCATCATGCTGGTAGCGGCTTCGGCTGCTTTCTGGACTCCAGTGGGCCATTTGGTTCCGGCGCTGCAGAGTTACTGGTTGATCATCCACGTCTCCATCGCGGTGCTGTCCTCTGCACTGTTCACCCTGACGTTTGCCATGTCCGTGCTGCAGTTGCTGCAATCTCATCGCCAAAAGAACCTGGCTGCCGGCCGTGCGGACAGGTTGGGCTTCATGCGCCTGGTTCCGAACGCCTTGAGCCTTGAGAATCTCTCCTACCGCATTAACGCCATCGCTTTCATCGGCTGGACGTTTACCCTCATGTTCGGGGCGATCTGGGCCGAGAAGGCCTGGGGCCGGTTCTGGGGCTGGGACCCCAAGGAAGTGTGGACCTTTGTGATCTGGGTGGTCTACGCGGGCTACCTGCATGCCCGGGCCACACGCGGTTGGACCGGAACCCGTGCCGCATGGTTGTCAATTGTTGGCTACGCCTGCGTCATCATCAACTTCACGCTCGTCAATACCGTTTTCAACGGTCTGCACTCCTACTCGGGGCTTTAG